In the genome of Puntigrus tetrazona isolate hp1 chromosome 8, ASM1883169v1, whole genome shotgun sequence, the window aaaagtgatttatttcactGCCAATAcaccaaaaagaaaacaattaatttataataaatggaAAGTCTCTATTCTTTCTATTTTAACTATCCCAGTAACTGCACTCAACGTTAAAAACAATCTAGTAGGAATGTAGGagccattttgtttctttattttaaaggtttatatagttaatgtcttttattttggagatgTGCCCCCTCGGCAGGAGAATGGAAGCTTAAAGGTCTGGATGTGGCCTACTGGAGAATGGCCTGCTGGGAGCACATGGTCTTTAGACCTTACCTTTTGTTTGTTGGCAGCCAAAAAACCTTGAAACCAagtttgttttaacttttatttttttttgtgatcaagTCTGCAATAAATATTCAAGAAATGCACAGTGAAGTTGGTGTTCTTTGGACAAACAAAGGTTCAGTAAGCGTCTAAACCCTCACCAGACCCAAGAGGTGACTATGGTGACAAATTGTTTAAGGATAGTCACCACAAggaatattgaaaaaaatgcccttattcatttgttcatcGAATAATTACTGGTTTCAGTGATGTGGttacttaaaaaacaaaaacaaaaaaacaattacagttGTTTGTAGCTTGTAGCCTGAGAGAAGGTAAAGAGTAATCTCGATCATTTCATTGTATTGACTTTAGCTGTGAGGTGGACAAAGTTAGGTATTCTGTATTTGTGCATTGCTTTTTTATAGATATTATAATTCTTTatgatatttacaaaaacacacaaggtgtgtttttttttttcaatgaacaACCATAAGGATCATTGCCTgaagcaaaaaagtaaaaaaaataaaaagaagaaaaatacaaaagtaaataagtTTCCTTAATGAAGAAGACCATTAGACATGTTATACTACAATGTATAGCAACATTAAAAGTCAATTACAGAGCAGAGAAATCCTCGGTGGGGATAAAACAATTCGCAAAACGCGATATGACGTTTTGAATCAAAGAACTCGTAAAAAGCGCTTTGTTCTGTTCTGAATGAAGTGATTCACAAAACGCTTCGAATCATTTTGCGACGCAATGCTTTAGCTGACAGCTTCAAAAAGCTGTGTTGATGCTTTGCTCgttttttctatattaatttattagttgTTTAAAAAACAGGGAATAACGTACAACGTTTGTATTACATTTGGATTACGTTAAATAGCTTACAGTCTCAGTCGTAGCCTTTCAAAACCTTTCATTATAGGCATTGGGATTCATAAATCCGTCTTTTGGGCAATTATGTTAAATTGAGGTCACgtggtgaaatgtttttaatacgaCGTACAATGTATTTAACGTAATCACATGTCATAAAACGTTGTTTTCGTTTTCGGCTATTTCTCTCTCACTTCCTTTCTGGTGGTGGCGGTAACGTACCAAAAGTTGGACAAGCCGAAGCGAACATGAGGACGACGCTTTGTTTTTACGCGTTAGGTAAGTCTACCTGTATACGACGGTGTTGAGACAGTAAGCTGACTGTAATGGAAAAGTTTAGCAACAGGCATTAACGTTAAGAAACTGGAGCTATAATAGTCGCTTGATAGTGTTCTTTGTCCGGAGGCGGACTTCGGCCCCGTTACACTAGCGTTTTCGTTTTAAAACGCTTAACTTTTGCTAGGGTTACACCTATCCTTACACTACTCCGGAGTTTTCCACCCTCCAAAACGGAGATAGCCTCTTAAGGCcggagaaaaaaagttttcgtTGCTACCTTGTTTAGAGCactaaaaaataatgtataaaagaCGTGAATGAACATGCATAGGATTTTTAAAATCGCCAATACATTTgttgatttatatatacaggGGTCGGACAACGAAACTGAATCCCCTGGTTTTAGACCccaataattcattagtatggtgtaggCCTCCTTTTGCGGCCAAAACAGCATCAATTCGTCCtgggaatgacagatacaagtcctgcacagcGTCTTCACGCTTGGTTTGTGCTTTGACATGCACTTTCAACCCTGGGACCTTATATAGACCGGTGTATGCCTTTTGAAATCATGTCCAATCAACTCAATTTACCACAGGTGAACTCCAATTAAGCTGCTGAAACATCTCAAGAATGATCAGTGGAAACAGTGGAATTGAGCTCAAGATAGAGCTTCACAGCAAACGctttaaatacacatacaagtAATAGTACATGTGATTTtacaggttttttatttttaaatttatatataaacttgtTTGTAGTGTTGGTAGATTTCCCATTTGATCTTTCTAAACACACAGACGCAATTTAAATAATAGAGAATCTACCTATGTTTGTACATGCACAAATGGTCATGTGACATAGTATGGAGTGATcttcaaatataattacaaattgtattttcaatCGCGTTTTCAATATGTGGACTCCTGAATTTCATGAATATCGGCTTCATAGTTATTGTGTTGGGGCCCCAAACTTGGACTTTGCTTAGGACCCGCAAATCACCAGATCTGTCTGTGTCCATCATTATATAAAGAGTGAGTGGAAGAATATTTGACCCAATAAGATTTTACAGGTTCAGTGTTATGTATTTGTGTCTTTACaggtttttatcattttctttctaTTGGAAGTGCTTGTGGTCCCACTGAGTATATATCTGCTGATGGAGAATGTTGTCCAATGTGCGGTCGAGGTAGGCTAACTCTTAAtcagatacatttaaatattataagtgaaaataagtacaaatattttttccacctTTTCTCACATCCACCGTATCTAAACTAAAGTATAGTTGTGTATAGAGCCACATCTGCTATATCCTGCTCATTTCTTTATGTACAGAACTATTTAGGATATATTAGataatgcatgcaaacacataTCTGCAagtatgatcagaaatgctatttaataataactattacAATACAAGCCTACTGTACAGCACTATATAGAAATAATCTGCAATTTACCATCTTACTCGTAAAATGTCTTTAGTTGTCTGTTGTCTGTTTAGAACAAACTACTGAAACCTTCTTACCTTTGTTAGGAGACTGTAGGTcgattcatttcttttttaccaTTCCAATTTGTTCCAGGACTTTAGTTTTGTATGGTCATTGTCAGTGTATTCTTTGTGTGAAAAACTCCCATCCCTCCCTTCACCGTACAACCGTTGGAGAAATCGCATTAATATCTATGAACATCAGAAGATCCTTGAATTGCttgatgtttctgtttgtttaaatatgtttgtaggATCAGTAGTTTTTAAGGATTGCAGAGATGATTTAAGCACCACGTGCAAACCCTGCCCTCCAGGAACATTCATGAGTGAACCCAGTGGGCTTCATAAGTGCTTCACGTGCAAACACTGTGCTGAACGTATGTTGATATTTTTCCATGCATGTTTCTTTTACCTTCAGAATATGTCGTTTTGAAGGTTAAAGTGTTGCTAAATGTGCTCTTTTAGGTCAAGGCCTTTACATTCAGCATAAATGCACTACAATACAAGACACTACCTGTGATGTGCTTGATGGATATTACTGCATTGATCACTCATATTCACAGTGCAGCCACGCTGAAAAACACAGAGTTTGCAGACCAGGACAAGAAACAAAAACGCTAGGTATGTTTCTTGATTTGGCAGtctgtaacatttttaagttttcacATGTTTTAAGGTGATGTTTTCAGTCTCTGTATCTGCTTGCAGGAACAAAGACATCAGACACAGAATGTGTGGACTGCGCTCCTGGCTTCTATTCTCCATCAGGGCTGATCTGCACCAAATGGACAAAGTAAAGTGTTATTTGTGCTGTAGTTGATTTGAACTTCTCTGTCATTCATTTACTATTATCTGTATCTTTCTCAAGCTGTGCTGACAGAAATGAGGTTCAGACAGAAGGTGGCAGTCCTGTGAAAGATGTCACATGTGAACAGAAGCCGAAGGAAAGTCTTGGAGATTTAATTACAACGTCCTTCACAGAAATCTACAAAAGTTTTCTCTCAGTAGTTCAAAAGCCCAATAATGGTAAGTGGACACATCATTTAACTTAATTCGTGGCCAAGtccaaatccttttttttttttttagcagcagccttttaaatacattgtgtaaaaataatttatataaccCTCTGTTGTTAatgatttgaatatatatatgtgtgtgtgtgtgtatatatgtaaacaatgtaaatttaaaaaacaaatgttcttctgttttttttgtctgatgtgtagcaaaagaaaaaaagtgagcCTCAACACAGAGCACTTAATAAACTTCCAGCCAGGACTGAAACCAGTTGTTAAAGCTGTCATATTACCACCACCATTGTACAGAAATTGCCGATAAGTGTCTATTGCACACTCCTGACAAAAGATGTCAGTATGCATGTATTATTAGACAAGAGCATATATCTATTAGATAATTAGCATAAACTGTATACAATAACTATTAAAATGCAAGCCTCTTActgtattgcattaaaataattaaacgcTCACAATGCATCTTCTTGTTTGGAGCAACATTATAAACACTTGGAAATAAAGCTTCATGTCTTTAAGACCGTAACATTATTTCTATGAATAGGTTatagtgcattttatttcatgacaCTTTTATACCTTTGCAACTGACGATCACCCTAAATAAAACCACTTTctactgtgtttgttttctcttttctcaaTCTGGCCAACTCTACAGAAGACGTATTTCATCGCACTGAAGACTGACAATACTGGAAACAGATTCGGAAGATACTCAACAGGCTTCAGTAACTTTTTGGttgcttttaatgaaatattgccGTTACTTATAACACAGCAGAATGTTTGCTACATCCCAAAACGTGTTgtcataaatacaaaaaaaaaaaaaaaaaaaaaaaggttaatggCTATCCAGTGTCTGATAGTAATTTTCAAATCGTGCCATTAACAATCTGACAGCATATTTTGTTACACAGTAGGAACGAACGAACAAGCTGAACAGAGGTTTATACATTAAGAGGTTAAGAATTTACAAttctgaacaaaacaaatgtaagaTATCTGAGGCATTAGCAcacataaaattgtaatttaacaaggtaacaaacaacattttaagaaaGTTTAATAGGAATGGAACTACaaaaatagaataatttaaCCAGTAGGTTGATGCTATTTACAGCATTCTTGAAATcgaaatgtattaatattaaatgaggCTGTTACACTATAAATTTAActacagaaaacaaaagtatttataaaaaggCACGTAAAACAATGATATCAAAAATAATACGATGGCATCTGCTTAAATATACTAAAACCAACTATAAATAACAACCATCACAAAACGCATAAACAgccaaatacaataaaatatgacacTGAACTCTTAACAGAATAAACACTGTACaaactttatacatttttcctGGTGGTTTTTATTGGTGGTTTTCTCAATAATATTCAATCCGGCATGCAGCATAGCCTTTTTAAACGAAGAGACATGACTAAACGTTCATGCTCCTCTGCATCCGCTCCAGCGCAGCTTCCTTCTCCTTCAGGAGACCCTTCAAACGTTCGATTCTCTCGCGCCGTTTTATCTCCTCCGCATCCAGAGTCTCCAACGTGTACAGTGACTGTGTTGGGAATGCGTCTCTTTTTGGTCTTTGCGGTTTTTCCGAGAATGACGCGCTGGGGTTGTCCAATGCTGCACTTGCTGTAACGTTCACCGAGATGTCATTTGAGGTTTGACTAGTAGAGCCTTCCAACAGAGGATTTCTTGACTGTTTTTTCCATGCTTTCTTAACAGGATCTGGATTTTTTTGTTGGCGTTTCTGAGGATGGGGACACTCTTCCGGGGTTTTATTTAAGCAGCTTTTTCTTGTCCCTTTGTGCGACTCGACAGCAGTACCCAGATTCGGTCTGTATTGTGAATGGAGGGATGAAGTGGCTTCTGTAGCCCCCAAAACAGTCCCACAAGGACAGGCTGTGCATACCTTACCCTTTTTGGAGCGCGCTGGGGTCTTCCTTTGAGAAGAAGGTGATATGGTATGACTAGACGTCGGTTTTGCTTTTTGTTCAGATGAGGGAAAACAGCTAGTGTTACCAGTACAATCTGCTGGCTTTTCAGATTGCTTATCAACCTTATCGACTGTAGATTCAACCTCTTCTTGACAGGCTAAAAAGTTTTCAATGACAACAACTGAACATTTAGAGGCAGGTGAAAGGTTTGTAGAGCTCGGAGAGAAATGATCTTGACTTTCATCCAGCTTTTTTCTTTTGGCCTTCAAGCCTTCATTCTCCTCTGGTTTTTTTGTGTAGGGAACCTAGCAATTTAACAAAATCAGTTATTCCTACAGTTACTCCTCCAAAACCAGGGGAAAAAAGGACGATGAGCATTTTTTAAAGTtaggaaagagaaaaacagacaaactatttatatactattataacttgaataaaaaaataatcagcttttattttttagatttccaGTTGAAGTTTaacctttgtgtttttgtcatttttattagtagtactgtattttttataaaaatcttcattgttattttgataattttCTCTTACAGTTGcttcagctagttgccaaggaagtatttctattttttaaaggGGCCATATGATGTTTCTAAAAAGaactttattttgtgtatatggtgtaatgcaatgtgttaagcagtttaaaaaaatccacatactgcattacattatttctCCTCTAAACCCTGCCTTCCTAAAACAGGTTGATTTGTATAAAAGCtcatggttttaaaaaaagcgaggtgtgctccgATTGCATTATTATGAccctttaagattttttaactaatatttcTATACATTGATTATTTTAGTTACCATAAATATCATTgtattagttaacaataacaccACTGATTTGgaaatatactaaaaaatatatttacatgttccGTATATTACAACACAATTTGTATGCATGAATATGTAACTTACCTGCAtcatttgctgtatttttgactgCAACTTTGACTTCTGGATCACCTTACGGAGGCCGTCTAACGTGCGTTTGTTTATGATAAGTCTCCCCGTTTGTTGATTTGGCTTCACAGTCAGCTTTGATCTTTGCAGGCAAATTCTTACATCAGAGGTGATGCCGAAATCTTTTCTTAGCTGGCAGTCAGTCTTGGGTTGTCTCCTCTGATCAGAGTCTGGCTTTTTATAGCCCTGAGACGAAAGAGagaagaatgcattaaatgtcaGCCTATTGAAAGATGTTATTTCATTGATGTGTACATTTGGTATATTACCTTTTTAGTTTTAGAAGTGGCTTGAACACAGACTTTCTGGGCTGTTTTCAAAATCCTGTCAGTGTGATCGCCAGCTGCGTCATTTTGACATCTTGTCTCAGACGGTCCACCCTCCAGTTTTTTCTCCGTCTCTACATTCACATTTTCAGAAGGACAGCTCAAGCTGCTTTCATCTCTTTTATTTGCCTCAACCTGCTTATCCTTCATCTCGTCACTCATTTTGGTTGATGGATTATCCAGATCACTATCTTTTTCAATTTCTGCATGTGCCGGTTTTTCTCCATCATTCTGAGAGACAGACTTTGCGATCGTCTGCGTGTGCTGAACTTCCTCAGCTTTGTCCACTTTGTCACCAGCACGAGTCTTTGGCTTGGGTGGAATGTATGACACAAATATAACATTAGAGTCTTCGTCGCTTTCATCCACTTCAGTTTGACTCGGTGTAGGCAAATTTCCCGGGGCACCTCCCAGACACGTGGACGTTTCCTCACCGTCATCACAGAGATCAATAATTTCACTCACTTTTCTTTTGGGGTCTTGCTTAGAAGGGTTTGTCCCCAGAGCGGAGCTGGCAGGCAGGGCAGGAGAGGTGCTGACAACACCCCTTTTCCCACCTTCACTGATCATCACATCTTTAACGATCTCTGAATTTTTCTTGGCCACAAAGTAGACTTTCCCATTGCACATGACCAGGGCATTGTCTTTGCCTTGGGTGATCTTTTCTTGGCTGGTCTGAGGAGGTGTGGCTTTGCTTGTCACAGTTTCGTTTGCCATCTCAACTGAGCTGACATGCTCGACTGCTTTTTTGGCGTCAGAGTCGACATTCGGTGTCGTTACAGGTACAAGGCAAGGAGCGGACGCACCCGTTCCCTCCTGGACGACCCATTTTAAGGGAGTGTTCACTTCTTCGTTCGTTTTGGGAATGCAACCAGGTGTTTGGAGGTTTGGAGGGACATTTTGAAACAGGGACTGTATTTGACTTGGCTTTGTAAGCGACACCACCTGCTGGTCAGAATTTAGCTTAACAGAGTTCACAGGAGAAACAAGCACAACTGTAGGTGGACTGTTCTGGAGGTTAGGGGTGTTACTCACAGAGTCCATTATGCGGCATTTGATGGACTGTGGGAGAGCAGTGGCCGGCAGAGTCCTAACTTTTGCATTGGGAGGGATCTGCAGGAAATGCCCGTTTGGGAGAACAGGTGATTTAACTGTAACGGGCAACGTTTGGACGGCCGCCATGCCCTGTCTATTGGGCTTAGGAGGTAACTGGACTGAATACTGGGAAAGCGATTGGGCTGAAAGAGGAACATGCACTGGCTTTGAGTTGTGAAAAATGAGGTCATTAGTTCCGACGTTTTGAGTTGTGACAGTGTCAGATCCAGTTCCGACCAGCGGCAGGGTTTTTAGAAAATACCGTCCATCCGCTATAGACTGAACAGAGGGGAGCTGCATCTGTGTTTGAgatgaagcagcagcagcaggtggATGAACTGGTTTTGCATCCATGCCGTCTCTTTCTATGCTAAATGGCGTCTGATAAAACCGTCCATTTACTTTCTGGACAGGAATTAACTTCATGACGTTTTTCCCATCGGGTCCCACCGCAGGCATTGCTTGATAATAGACTCCTGTTCCActaaaagatgaaataaattaaaaaaaatctaaattagttTTACTATTCTGTTAACTAcgaaaatacatatattacatacacaCGGGTGATAGATGTTTCTTGAGTaccaaataattatattaaatggaaTAATCTACATCAAAATTGAAGAAatacagtattaatattataaaaataaccattatgaaataaatacaggttTAGAGATCATAAGAGACTTGctgcatacataaaaaaaaaaatcttaccgatTGCGAATTTATGCTTAtggttttcttta includes:
- the LOC122350459 gene encoding tumor necrosis factor receptor superfamily member 14-like translates to MRTTLCFYALGFYHFLSIGSACGPTEYISADGECCPMCGRGSVVFKDCRDDLSTTCKPCPPGTFMSEPSGLHKCFTCKHCAERQGLYIQHKCTTIQDTTCDVLDGYYCIDHSYSQCSHAEKHRVCRPGQETKTLGTKTSDTECVDCAPGFYSPSGLICTKWTNCADRNEVQTEGGSPVKDVTCEQKPKESLGDLITTSFTEIYKSFLSVVQKPNNAKEKK
- the lrif1 gene encoding ligand-dependent nuclear receptor-interacting factor 1, yielding MEGGTGVYYQAMPAVGPDGKNVMKLIPVQKVNGRFYQTPFSIERDGMDAKPVHPPAAAASSQTQMQLPSVQSIADGRYFLKTLPLVGTGSDTVTTQNVGTNDLIFHNSKPVHVPLSAQSLSQYSVQLPPKPNRQGMAAVQTLPVTVKSPVLPNGHFLQIPPNAKVRTLPATALPQSIKCRIMDSVSNTPNLQNSPPTVVLVSPVNSVKLNSDQQVVSLTKPSQIQSLFQNVPPNLQTPGCIPKTNEEVNTPLKWVVQEGTGASAPCLVPVTTPNVDSDAKKAVEHVSSVEMANETVTSKATPPQTSQEKITQGKDNALVMCNGKVYFVAKKNSEIVKDVMISEGGKRGVVSTSPALPASSALGTNPSKQDPKRKVSEIIDLCDDGEETSTCLGGAPGNLPTPSQTEVDESDEDSNVIFVSYIPPKPKTRAGDKVDKAEEVQHTQTIAKSVSQNDGEKPAHAEIEKDSDLDNPSTKMSDEMKDKQVEANKRDESSLSCPSENVNVETEKKLEGGPSETRCQNDAAGDHTDRILKTAQKVCVQATSKTKKGYKKPDSDQRRQPKTDCQLRKDFGITSDVRICLQRSKLTVKPNQQTGRLIINKRTLDGLRKVIQKSKLQSKIQQMMQVPYTKKPEENEGLKAKRKKLDESQDHFSPSSTNLSPASKCSVVVIENFLACQEEVESTVDKVDKQSEKPADCTGNTSCFPSSEQKAKPTSSHTISPSSQRKTPARSKKGKVCTACPCGTVLGATEATSSLHSQYRPNLGTAVESHKGTRKSCLNKTPEECPHPQKRQQKNPDPVKKAWKKQSRNPLLEGSTSQTSNDISVNVTASAALDNPSASFSEKPQRPKRDAFPTQSLYTLETLDAEEIKRRERIERLKGLLKEKEAALERMQRSMNV